The following coding sequences are from one Candidatus Woesearchaeota archaeon window:
- a CDS encoding HAD family phosphatase produces MIKAIIFDLGGVYFSPGTEIAYEKLVKEFPHINSEKVRLIMRGGKLSRGYKSGKYSKKEFWKKAKELAGLNFDDKKFSKIWNSSYTLNTDVKNIVIKLRKNYKIAVLSGNIRERIRFLNKKHGFKKNFDVIVFSYMVGASKPKLKIYNEVLKRLKSKADECIFIDNSRKMLKPAEKLGMRTLLFKNAKQLRKELCFFGIKI; encoded by the coding sequence ATGATCAAAGCAATAATTTTCGATCTCGGCGGGGTTTATTTTTCTCCAGGCACAGAGATAGCTTATGAAAAACTGGTCAAGGAATTTCCTCATATCAATTCAGAGAAAGTGCGCCTCATAATGAGAGGTGGAAAGCTATCGAGAGGCTACAAATCAGGCAAATACTCTAAAAAAGAATTCTGGAAAAAAGCAAAGGAACTGGCTGGACTGAATTTTGACGATAAAAAATTCTCAAAAATATGGAATTCTTCTTATACGTTAAATACAGATGTTAAAAATATAGTTATAAAGTTAAGAAAAAATTACAAAATAGCCGTGCTTTCCGGAAACATAAGGGAGAGAATCAGATTCTTAAACAAAAAGCATGGTTTTAAAAAGAATTTTGATGTGATTGTGTTTTCTTACATGGTTGGCGCAAGCAAGCCAAAATTGAAGATTTACAATGAAGTTCTTAAAAGGCTTAAATCAAAGGCTGATGAGTGCATCTTTATTGATAACAGCAGGAAAATGCTGAAGCCTGCAGAAAAACTGGGAATGAGAACACTTCTTTTTAAAAATGCCAAACAGCTTAGGAAAGAACTGTGTTTTTTCGGCATTAAAATTTAA